From the genome of Miscanthus floridulus cultivar M001 chromosome 10, ASM1932011v1, whole genome shotgun sequence, one region includes:
- the LOC136490065 gene encoding MEIOTIC F-BOX protein MOF-like, translating to MPAGKAPKRARQEGPESGGDRIGALPDEILRHVLSFLPAQQAVQTCVLARRWQHLWKSATGLRIVGADGEAPVPFKKKAREFVDSLLLLRGSSPLETFELRVAGSAVDVRRVRLWVRYAVECKVQVLRLSFLGNTYARMRPEDPSLTSKYLTKLELCGVAFNGDFLDLLRCPALQDLEIEGCSFVVAGRISSQSLKRLRITRPVFNRSSRTRIHAPNLTTLHLQVSYGKTPVLEGMPLLISALVAILGKCDCCSRSNYGDCGDESCENCMPNDTSPVLLHGLSQAKNLELGAKDDTYIFRRDLKCCPTFTRLKSLLLNETCCVPDIQVLARILEHSPVLEELYLILIYKMQMQELNVIMKGRFSPKELPPIISAHLKSVVVRCGAVDERVIQVLKFLSELNISFSSTEEKLKAED from the exons ATGCCTGCCGGTAAAGCGCCCAAGCGAGCGCGGCAAGAAGGTCCGGAGAGCGGCGGCGACCGCATCGGTGCCCTCCCGGACGAAATCCTGCGCcacgtcctctccttcctccccgcGCAGCAGGCCGTGCAGACATGCGTGCTCGCCCGGCGCTGGCAACACCTCTGGAAGTCCGCCACTGGCCTGCGCATCGTCGGCGCCGACGGGGAAGCGCCGGTACCCTTCAAGAAGAAGGCCCGGGAGTTTGTGGATAGCCTCTTGCTCCTCCGTGGAAGCTCGCCTCTGGAGACATTTGAGCTCAGGGTCGCCGGATCCGCTGTTGACGTTCGCCGCGTGAGGCTCTGGGTCAGGTACGCCGTGGAGTGCAAAGTCCAGGTCCTGCGGCTCAGCTTCCTTGGGAATACCTATGCTCGGATGCGGCCGGAGGACCCATCCCTCACCTCCAAGTACCTGACCAAACTAGAGCTCTGCGGCGTCGCTTTCAATGGTGACTTCCTTGATCTCTTGAGGTGTCCCGCATTGCAAGATCTAGAGATTGAAGGCTGTTCCTTCGTGGTTGCGGGAAGAATCTCATCCCAGTCCTTGAAGCGTCTAAGAATCACAAGACCCGTATTCAACCGGAGTTCCCGAACCCGTATTCATGCCCCCAATCTCACTACGCTGCATCTACAAGTCAGTTATGGCAAAACTCCTGTACTTGAGGGCATGCCCTTGTTGATTTCAGCACTTGTTGCGATCTTGGGGAAGTGTGACTGTTGCAGCCGTTCTAACTATGGGGATTGTGGTGACGAGAGCTGTGAAAATTGCATGCCAAACGACACTTCCCCCGTGCTTTTGCATGGTCTATCACAAGCAAAGAATTTAGAGTTGGGAGCTAAAGATGATACG TATATTTTTAGAAGGGATTTGAAGTGCTGCCCTACTTTTACTCGATTGAAGTCTCTGCTGCTCAATGAAACCTGCTGTGTGCCTGATATACAAGTGCTAGCACGTATTCTTGAACATTCACCAGTTTTAGAGGAGCTTTATCTTATTCTAATTTACAAG ATGCAGATGCAGGAACTTAATGTGATAATGAAAGGAAGGTTCAGTCCAAAGGAGCTACCACCCATAATATCTGCACACCTTAAGAGCGTGGTAGTCAGATGTGGAGCGGTTGATGAAAGAGTTATTCAAGTTTTGAAGTTCTTGAGTGAACTTAACATCA GTTTCAGTTCCACGGAAGAGAAGCTTAAAGCTGAAGACTGA